A window of Thermotoga sp. contains these coding sequences:
- a CDS encoding ABC transporter ATP-binding protein: protein MTVADLSKKPLLILDHVTMQFGGLVAVDDFSNEIREGELVGLIGPNGAGKTTVFNVITGIYSPTKGRIIFDGIDITGLKPYQITHLGIARTFQNIRLFSDMTVLENVLVAQHHVLSNPNVEKILLKHGKKKKGEGHFWFWRSVTKIGYMKKEREMLEKAKDLIKRVGLEKVMYEKASSLPYGDQRKLEIARALATDPKLILLDEPAAGMNPRETEDLMEFIERIRKDFKLTVFLIEHDMKLVMGICERIIVMDYGRIISEGTPKEVQNDPGVIEAYLGREWESV from the coding sequence ATGACTGTCGCCGATCTCTCTAAAAAACCGCTTCTTATACTTGACCATGTCACAATGCAATTCGGTGGTCTTGTGGCAGTTGATGATTTCAGCAATGAGATAAGAGAAGGAGAACTTGTTGGACTCATAGGACCAAACGGTGCAGGGAAAACTACGGTTTTCAATGTGATAACGGGAATATATAGTCCTACAAAAGGCAGAATCATATTCGATGGTATAGACATCACTGGTTTGAAACCATACCAGATCACTCACCTGGGAATAGCAAGGACTTTCCAGAACATCAGATTGTTCTCCGACATGACTGTACTTGAGAATGTCCTTGTTGCTCAGCACCACGTTCTTTCCAATCCGAATGTGGAAAAAATTCTTCTAAAGCACGGAAAAAAGAAAAAAGGAGAAGGGCATTTCTGGTTCTGGCGTTCAGTTACGAAGATTGGATACATGAAGAAAGAAAGGGAAATGCTTGAGAAGGCAAAAGATTTGATAAAGAGGGTAGGACTTGAAAAGGTAATGTACGAGAAGGCTTCTTCACTTCCATATGGAGATCAAAGAAAACTGGAGATAGCCCGCGCTCTTGCAACAGATCCCAAATTGATTCTCCTGGACGAACCCGCAGCAGGTATGAACCCAAGAGAAACAGAGGATTTGATGGAGTTTATAGAAAGAATAAGAAAAGATTTCAAGCTCACGGTCTTTTTAATAGAACACGACATGAAACTGGTCATGGGAATATGTGAAAGAATCATTGTAATGGACTATGGTAGGATCATATCTGAAGGCACTCCAAAAGAGGTTCAAAACGATCCAGGGGTCATAGAGGCTTACCTTGGAAGGGAGTGGGAGAGTGTCTGA